GCCGAACTCGCTCAGGTCGGTCTTGTCGACGACCCCGCCCAGGGCGCGCGTCATGGCCTGGAAGCCGTAGCAGATACCGAAGGTCGGGACCCCGGTCTCGAACAGCTCGGCCCCCACGGCCGGGGCCCCGTCGGCGTACACCGAGGAGGGGCCGCCGGAGAGGATGATGGCCTTGGGTTTCTTGGCGAGCATCTCCTCGACCGGCATGGTCGAGGGCACGATCTCGCTGTGCACGTGGCATTCCCGGACCCGTCGCGCGATCAGCTGCGCGTACTGCGCACCGAAGTCGACGACGAGGACGGTGTCGAACGTGCTGTCAGCACCAACGGACACGACGGAGGACCTTCCGCAGAAAAATGTGGATGTCCGTCCAGTCTAGGCCGTTCACCACGGTCGGAAGGCACCGACGGGTGTGCCGCCCGGCACCCGGCCGGGCGGCTGCTTCTCAGCCCGCGAAGCCGTTCGGGTTGGCGGACTGCCAGCGCCAGGCGTCCCGGCAGGCGTCGTCCACGGTCAGCTCGGCCTTCCAGTCCAGGTCGCGGGTGGCGGCCCCCGGATCGGCGTAGCAGACGGCGATGTCGCCGGGACGGCGCTCGATCACCGCATGCGGGATGGGCGAGCCGGTGGCGCGTTCGAAGGCTCGCAGGCCCTCCATGACCGAGGTGCCCTGGCCGGTGCCGAGGTTGTAGACGCGGTGTCCGGAGGCGTCGGCCAGATGGCCCACGGCGGCGAGGTGGCCCTTCGCCAGGTCCACCACGTGCAGGTAGTCGCGCACACCGGTGCCGTCGGGGGTGTCGTAGTCGTCGCCGAACACGTTCAGCCGCTCGCGCCGCCCGGCCGCCACCTGCGCGATGTAGGGGAAGAGGTTGTTCGGGACGCCCTGGGGGTCCTCGCCGATCAGGCCGCTGGAGTGCGCGCCGATCGGGTTGAAGTAGCGCAGGGAGATGATCCGCCAGCTCGGGTCGGCGGTGGCCAGGTCGTCCAGGATCCGCTCGGCGAACAGCTTGGTGCTGCCGTAGGGGTTGGTGGTGGTCAGCCGCGCGTCCTCGGTGATCGGCACGGTCTCGGGGTCGCCGTAGACGGTGGCGGAGGAGCTGAGCACGAGGTGGCGCACCCCGGCCCCGTCCATGGCCTCGCAGAGGGTCAGCAGGGCGTCGAGGTTGTTGCGGTAGTAGCGCAGGGGCTGCTCGACGGACTCGCCCACGGCCTTGAGCCCGGCCAGGTGGATGACGGCGTCGATGTCGTGCGCCGCGAAGACCGCGCGCATCGCCTCGGGGTCGGTGCAGTCCACCCGGTGGAAGGCGACCGTGCGGCCGGTGATCCGCTCCACCCGGAGCAGGGCCTCCTCGTGGCTGTTGACGAGGGAGTCGACGACCACGACCCCGTGCCCGGCCTGGAGCAGTTCGACAGCGGTGTGCGTGCCGATG
This DNA window, taken from Nocardiopsis exhalans, encodes the following:
- the galE gene encoding UDP-glucose 4-epimerase GalE, whose product is MNVLLTGGAGYIGTHTAVELLQAGHGVVVVDSLVNSHEEALLRVERITGRTVAFHRVDCTDPEAMRAVFAAHDIDAVIHLAGLKAVGESVEQPLRYYRNNLDALLTLCEAMDGAGVRHLVLSSSATVYGDPETVPITEDARLTTTNPYGSTKLFAERILDDLATADPSWRIISLRYFNPIGAHSSGLIGEDPQGVPNNLFPYIAQVAAGRRERLNVFGDDYDTPDGTGVRDYLHVVDLAKGHLAAVGHLADASGHRVYNLGTGQGTSVMEGLRAFERATGSPIPHAVIERRPGDIAVCYADPGAATRDLDWKAELTVDDACRDAWRWQSANPNGFAG